From a region of the Hippopotamus amphibius kiboko isolate mHipAmp2 chromosome 3, mHipAmp2.hap2, whole genome shotgun sequence genome:
- the LOC130849784 gene encoding phospholipase A and acyltransferase 3, producing MHAPFPEPQPGDLIEIFRPFYRHWAIYVGDGYVIHLAPPSEIAGAGAASVMSALTDKAIVKRERLCVVAGRDRYQVNNKHDGRYDPLPPSKIVQRAEELVGQEVLYKLTSENCEHFVNELRYGVARSDQVRDTIMAVGIAGLGLAAMSLFGVMFSRNKKQKQ from the exons ATGCACGCGCCCTTT CCAGAGCCCCAGCCTGGAGACCTGATCGAGATTTTCCGCCCTTTCTACAGACACTGGGCCATCTACGTTGGCGATGGATATGTGATCCACCTGGCCCCCCCAA GCGAAATCGCGGGGGCTGGTGCGGCCAGTGTCATGTCTGCGCTGACCGATAAGGCCATCGTGAAGAGGGAGCGGCTGTGCGTCGTAGCCGGGAGAGACCGGTACCAGGTAAACAACAAGCACGATGGCAGGTATGACCCGTTGCCTCCCAGCAAAATCGTCCAGCGGGCAGAGGAGCTGGTGGGCCAGGAGGTTCTCTACAAGCTGACCAGCGAGAACTGCGAGCACTTCGTTAACGAGCTGCGCTACGGGGTCGCCCGCAGCGACCAG GTCAGAGATACCATCATGGCAGTTGGCATCGCAGGATTGGGCCTGGCAGCCATGAGCCTCTTTGGAGTCATgttctcaagaaacaaaaaacaaaagcaatga